The nucleotide sequence TTCATGATCGAATCTTTCAATTGGAAAAGAAcataaaaataatcaaaatattgTAGCAATCATAAACAATAATTTATCATTATGTGCAAAGCAATAAATAAGTATAACATTTAAAAAATCTGCTTGGACTGTAGTAATGTCTGAAGCACAATTCAATAGTTGATATTTTCTATGACAACAATGCATGCGTTAAATTTAAGCAGTTGACAGTAAAAACCTGTATTTGGATGAACGAGGATCCTGATCAAGATGGTACTGCAAATAAGATAAATCTTCAACATCGGTATAGAATTCCAGGTTATAAACTGTGAAAGAAGTTAAATAACTATGATTTGATCATTATAAAGGTTTATGTATTCAACATAAATGTACAAGAAATTACAATATTGCACATACCAAGCTTTCCATAGTTCTCAATGAGATCAATTTTGGAGAGGACATTAATGTGGGGCAATTCCAGATGTAACATGGTTGTTAATGAAAGTATCAATCCGCTGACATATTTTCCAGGGTCACAGCATAGGTGAGCATCAATTAGGTGAACTGCCGTCAACTGCATGGTatgaataaataataaatgttaattAACAAACCATGACATGTAGCAATTTAAAGCAAGAGATGGAAGCAATTTATCATTATGCATGCAGGAAAAAAACATACCCGGAGATCCAACTTCTTCACAAGTTTAGTGATGATATTCTTTGTGTTTGAATGAAGAAAGAAGAGTTCAACCTGACCAGGAAAATCAAATAGGAAGTAGTGGTCTGCaattaagaaaagaaagtttACTCAAAATGATGGTAAAATTAATGTTTGATGAAGCAATGCCTAGATATCTCTACTTTCAGATACCCTTTTATGATTCAACTAAattggataaaaataaaaatatttatcagaGTCAATCAACATGCTTAAACGCCAAGCAACCAAAAGAATAATCAAGTTCATGGATATATCTTGACACGATCAAAGGACCCTCTCTACCTCTCTCATGGGGAAAGGAAATCACAGCTCATGAGACAGCCTTGTTTTAGTAACATGCAGCCCAACATTTTTAGTACAGTATAGTATTGACTTTCATGAATGATTCATTCCTCAAGAGAGAAGAcactaaaataatttaaatattaagttTCAATAGAGTGAAATATTTGAGCTGTTAGAAATTGTGAAAGGATGAACAAGGTTGGGCAAGAAGAAAAAGGACATTAGGAAATTACTACGACCAAATGATCCCAATTACCCAAAGCATACAATGCTAAAGAAAGTCTTGTCTGATACAACAGCCCTCTCTATTAACAGGACAGACTCAGAAGTTTtccttacagaaataatcaagatgaGATTAATATAAAAGGTATACCAAAATTCCTTTCTAAGTAAATGAACTCCAAATTAGTCCAGCTTTTCAAAATTGTACTTTAAAAGGCACAGAAATATTCCTCCTTTTAGTTTTTGCATGAAATCAATATTCTGATGATGGGACCAGTTATCCCaaatacctaaagaaaaaaaaagggactTTTTGTCCTTACCATCAAGAAAAGGTTTCAGCTTGGACTCTAACCAATCCATATTCTTCTCCAAGTAATCCATGCAATATACAAGACCTAAAGGTGcacaaaatagtaaaaaatatatatatatttcagcaTGTATACTTACAATTGTTGCAAAAGTATGTAAGAAGGTGTTTGCTGATATTACCTCCATTTGGACCAAGAGAATGCTCCACCATAACATCACTAAGTTTTATTAGATCCTCAATATTGACGGCACACTCATATCTGTTTTGATTAATCCGAAAAACATTCAAGCAATAGAACTTGTAGCGTTgataaataagtaaaaaaaaagtgGGGTAGATTGAATTCAAAGGATACGGTAATGAATCATTTGCCGGATCCAAATTGACGACAACCACTTTTCTGCAAGCCAAAAGTTGATTATCTTAATGACCGGAAAAGTAGAGTAACTAACAATCTTATAAATGGAGCGAAATCTCAAACATTAAGgtaaaatactctaaaaaaaCCAAGGTAGCACAAAGCAGGTACAAAATGGGATGGGAGCATGGTTCATTAGAACGGGAGCGAAACGGCTAGAACGGGCATTCTAGCAAAGGTATGTCTTGTGTCCTATCAATTTCCAATAAATAACGTCGGTTGCTATGGGATGGTGTTCTTGGGCGTTATAACGGCAAAAAAAAAGGCATGGAACAGATTttggattatttttttttctattctgtTTGCATTTAAGGTAAATTTGACTTTGCTTTGATTCTTGTTTTTAATGTTTTGTTTGTATTCGAGGAAAAATAAAGACAGATTTGATATGTGCATCACATCACTATCTGCTTTTTTCAGCATTTTGTAAATAATGCAAGACTAAcgatctatcataaataaacatattgAAATTTGAACATATTCATTTTTGGCTTACAGTCATCTGAGCTACTTCGTTTGATTTCTTCTATCATCATTTCGAACATATTCGGCAAACAATcttgtttaaagaaaattttcaatttcttttaatttaatctACTAAGTTATTAAGAATTCTTTATTTCGATGTGGttcaaaaatcaaatattagCTATACATTTTTATCATATAAGCATGATTGTAACCAAGTTGTTAGTTAAATAGAAATGTAATGCATTTTTTGATGGGAAGGATTAGGATATGATTGTTTATCATTTATTCTTATTGTCTTATTTAGTGTTTTAGGCACACCCTCAAACGGCTAGCAcatcattaattatttttttagaaaatgtaTTAAAAAGAAATGGAAAATTAAAATGATTGTGAGTATACTCATAATTACTAATAAATTTGAGATCCATTTAATCGACATGATACTCAAGGAGAATATAAGAAGATTTGGTTCCTCCCCGTCACTCTTCATGGTATTATCtctgaaaaaatatatatttcattatattccttatttgtTAAGAAGATTTGGTTCCTCCCCGCGACCGTTCTTGAAAACCTTGGATGGGAAGGAAACTTATTTTTAGACGAAACAAAAGTGTTGCGTACCTGCCAATAAGTTTGAGAAATTGGGACATGCCATTGCAGTAGGTGGTCTTTCCAGACCCTGGCGGTCCGATCACAGCTTGCCCAAAAGCCATGTCCTGTCCCCTCTTCCTCCTCGCCTCGCCTTAGCAGACTTGGGGTTTAAGAAAGGATCGCAGGAAGCGTCGAAGCATCTCGAAGACTAATTTGCAAAGCCGATCAAACAAAACCGATGGATCCAGTCCAGTGAACCCGCCCGATGGGTAAGCTAAACCGGTGCGTCATATTTTATAAAATGAACCTTGAACTTTATATATCTTATATATCTGAGTTTATGAAAAAATCATTATAATGTaattatttgtcatatattaattcctttcttttattaattatttctgaaaatactcaattttaattttatggaatattattatattatattatactaTACTATAAAACTTCTTTTGTTTTATGTTTGCATCCCGCCTCAATTATAATTATTTACATtcgttaaaataattattattatttatttttaaaaatgagttacatcttattagtaacttaattttaatttcatattcAATTCTTATTTTAATCATTTATTTGATAATTATCTAACATTCTcctacttaacttaaaaattaaataaaatttaaacttaaaagatAAGTATGATAATTGTAATTTTAAGCATCAAAATTTATCCACTTAAAATATcataattactattttactattttattaagaatcaGACATTTACTAACTAACATTCtcctactaattttttttttcattaatcaaaTGAAGgatctttattttatttacttcaTATTACCAAAATAGTCTTTGATTTGTATGCATCATTATACACCTTATTCATAttctatattaaaaattaaaattaaatatatgttaaattcttttttttccttcttcttgaaGTTGAAAAGAGCACATGTGTTTCATtcaatctatttttgaatttcctcatgaatcatattattaagaattttttccATCAGTAATTTCTCCTGATTCTCTTTAGTCTTACATTTTAAGATTGACAACACTACGCACGAAAAAGCTTTTATAAATACCTTGCACTGGCGACATTATATAAATCATACTTTACTTGGTTTTTTTGCTAAGATcaaatatgatattaaattaattttttataaggagAAGTTTGTTGGGATTCTCGAGTTGCTATTGGGATTCTCGAGTGTCACCCTTGCATTGTACTATTGCATGGGTCTGGTGCACCTTACATAAATCATATGACCAttgaataatattatttaattacttgataaaaaatatttattttataaaatttatgtatatttatgtattatattacacatacaATATATATGTAAACAATCGCGAGTAAAATATTAAATGTGAGATATAGTGATTGTATATTAATTATATAACATACTTCATTCTAAACATCATGAGCGTCAATATCCTATCATACTCGACCGAtaaatgatatatattttttttcataatggtCTATAATAATATTTCTAGACAATTCATATTATACCACCGGAATATATATATCATAACTAGAAATTATATGTTGAAAAACACATAAGTGAAATCAGAGTATCAACTTAATAAATCATTCAAAAGGATAACAAAAAATTCATTCTATATACATGTTCCTTGAATATTTTTGACGGTAAACATTTAGCTAACGGACTTGCAATTAATTGTAGTTTCATTCTAATATAATTTTGTTTCTGAACTTTTTCTTTAATGACAAAATATTTTAGTTCCCTATATTTCACACATCTTGAGTATTTATCTTTGTTTTAGAAGAAAATTATTGTagaattatcataataaatttttaGCTTGATAATAGTGTCAACAGCTTCTAGTCCTAAAATAAATGTTTGCAATCATAATATATGAATTGTGGTTTCAAAACATGTCACATACTCTATTTCCTTTGTGGATAAGGTAATGATAGATTATTTAACATTTTTTTATCGTATTGCTAGAAGAAATAAATAACCCAAAATAGATTTTCTACTATCAATGCATTCAATAAAATCTAAATCTAAGTAATCAATCacttttaattgattaatttttctATACATGATGCCTTTAagataacttaaaattttcttagcGGTTTTCCAATGATGAATTCCAAAATTACTTTTATACTTATCAAACATTCCAACCTCAAAACTAATATCCAATCTTGTACATATTTGCATTTATATTAGACTTCCTACTACAAAAGCATAAAAAATTGAATCTATTTGTTTTTGTTCTATATCATTATTTAAAATAAGACTAAAGTTTTTCCCTTTTCTAAATTGGAGCAATTCTAGTGGAATATATTTTCATATTAAATCTCTTTAAAATTCTTTCAATATAAGTTTTTTGAGACAATCTCAATAGTCCCTGTGATCTATCATGAAATGTTTCCGTTCCGATCACACAACATATCTTGCTTATATCCTttgtttcaaaattatcttatgCGACATATATATCCAAACCATTAAGAGCAAGCAAGATATCACTAACATATAGaactaaaaaatataattttactcCTATTGATCTTTTGATATGTGCAATGATCaacaatatttttttcaaaaccaaaaaatATTACGATATCATGAAATTTAATATACCTTCGTCTCGAAgtttgtttaagtccatatattAATTTCTTAAATTTATACACTAGATAACATTTGTCTTCAATCGAAAAACCTCAGATTGACCCATATATATTTCTTTAAGATTTACATTAAGAAAGGTCATTTTCATATCTATCTAATATAATTCTAAATCATAATGAATCATCAATGtcataattatataaaatgaGTCTTTCTTTGATCCATGTCATCTGTTTAGTGTATCTTGTAGTAATAAGTCTAGTCCCGTACTTCCTCGGGCACAACTATGATTAATCGGGATCTCTGACCGTCTCATTCAGATCTGATCTAGATCATGCTCCATGTGTGTCTTTGGTCATCTGGATCAATTTTTGATTGCCCATAACTCCCAATTGAGTCGGCTCTTTATCCTATTCGACGAAGAATTTCCTTATCATCTGATTCAGTTGCTTGAAACATGCACGATCTGAGTCAACTAGTTTCAAAACTTTGATTTCAACCATCTAAGGCCAAGTTCGTCTAAGTTAAGTTACACCCTTCGCCCAAGTACAAGTTCATTCAACTTACAACACTTTCCCTTGTGCAATTTTCCATTTGTCTTCTCGTCCTCGGATGACACCGAGTCCATTAGCTCACTCCTTGTGTTTCATTCTCGCTTCACCAGTACTCATCTGTAAAGCTTTTCATCCCTCATATGTATGGAGTTTGTTCTTTCCCTTTTCGTATCATCCTTCTTGTTTGCTTGGGTCTTTTGTTGTAGGTGTACTTATCTCTAATGCTCCTCATTTGTTAGTCGCTTGATTGCCCCATACTTCTTGTTTCCATGAACCGTAAATTATTaatatacttgtgtgtatttttgACTACTTAGACATTtagacacacatcaaaaatagaacGCAAGATCATGatcccttcccatgtcatcctttcTCACTTACTTGAGTCTTTTATTCTAGGTGTATTTATTTCTAATACTCCTCATCTTTCtaaacacacatcaaaaacataACGCAAGTCCTAATTTAAACTTTTTACTTAAACATCAAAATCTATGGATAAACCACGGGAGATACTAACATAACTATTACATAGAgaagtaaattaaaaattatttgaactcAATGATGATTAAAATACGGACTCTATATTTCTTTTGTAGacttaataaatatcaaaataatttatttagagaCTCTATATTTCTTTTGTAGagttaataaatatcaaaataattattctaaataaagaaaataaattaatgattataattattctctaatttaTTATAAATATGTCGATCTTAGCTTgaatattttgattttcttcattTATGATCCACTAATCTTGaatattttttattcttgatgattttcaaaaaaaaaaatttatcacaGATGAAGCAATCTAAgatctattttcattttttttaaaaaaaaaaatatatgtttcATAATATCTATTTTCTCATCTGCATTATTCTCCCTAATTGATAAATACTCGACTCCTCACGAGTTGATAGCTTCTCCTTTTAGGTCTTTATTTCCaagtataaaaaataattatttcaatGACTATGTTTAATAATGTCTCTCCAATATTTTTATTCTTGGGATATCTCTTTTTTGTCATTTTTCTGATGATTGAGTTCTTTGTACAGTGAGAATATATTTCTAATATGTAAAGTAGAGTTATTGGTTTGGTATATAGAAAGAAATAAGTGTTGAATAATGTGAATGAAAATTATGAGATGAACGGAAAGGATTCTATCGTATATGGAAACTTTCGTTCTATATTAGTAGTTCAAGGGTTAGTTAATTAGGGAGAGGTAATCTTATGTAATGAGAAATTTTAGAGTAGTGAACTCTAAATAAAAGTCCTAGGTGGtaaaagctctagtgagtgaagtcggacaatAAAAAATTCTAGGGAAAAGTAATCTAGGTAATGAGAAGTTGTGGAGGAGTGAATTCTAAACATGTGTAACCGAATGATTTTCGGTAGACTAGACTAGCAAATTTTAGTAAACCTAAGTATAAATTTACCAATACTATTTtacattactattattgttgttgtgttAATTTACAAACAAGTCAAGGTGATTTGATGCTCggcaagaggaaaatcctagggagagGTGATCTTAAGTAATGAGaaatcttggaggagtgaactccaaagaaaagtcctagtgagtgaaactaagtggtaaaagtcttggtgagtaaagtcagacaatggaaaatcctaggaggaggtGACTCTAGGTAATGAGAAGCattagaggagtgaactccaagcatgtGTAACCGAATGATTTCCAGTTGACCGAACCAGCGAATTTTAGTAAACCTAAATATAATTTTACCAACACTATTTTTCATTACTATTATTGTTATTGTGTTAATTTAGTATCAAGACAGTCTTAACTGTCTCATATATGCATTTATACATCtgtctaactttattttacaggaccATTActatattattattgtgctaactttattttgtagattGAATAAAGGTTGAGTTGACTGAAAGTTCAATCGATTGAACAGACAGTTTAATCTACCGACCCGGCCAACGTGGCACAATACCGATTAGAGTTTTGTAAAAGTTGGAAATACAAATGTTATCCCTCAACTGATATGTTTTATCAGTCAACCGATCCAATTTTGGTAACAACAACGATCAGATCGAATTAACGCAGAAAAGGAAAATTCAGGTTCAATCGATGGGTCAACTCGATCAATCGACTGAATGTCGTGATTTATGAGATCGGACGGATCATAACAGAGCAAAGAAGGAAAGACCTGAAGGATCAGTCGACGAATGGTTGGTTTAGTCGGTCGATAGGTCCAGTTGACTGAACGTGTTTTCAGTCAACCGAACGGTgcatataaaagaaggcctcgggGTCCGAGCTAATCAAGAATTTCATTATTTATATTGCACTCATTCACGTCTCTACTACTACTCATGCAAGCTACAACTACTACGACATCGAGAGACTTCAAACAACATGTTCTTTATCTCATATATGTTGTTATCGGTATCTTTATTATACTTGCGCGCATATTATATTCATACTTGTATGATTTAATCATTCAATGG is from Zingiber officinale cultivar Zhangliang chromosome 7B, Zo_v1.1, whole genome shotgun sequence and encodes:
- the LOC122006908 gene encoding GPN-loop GTPase QQT1-like, which gives rise to MAFGQAVIGPPGSGKTTYCNGMSQFLKLIGRKVVVVNLDPANDSLPYECAVNIEDLIKLSDVMVEHSLGPNGGLVYCMDYLEKNMDWLESKLKPFLDDHYFLFDFPGQVELFFLHSNTKNIITKLVKKLDLRLTAVHLIDAHLCCDPGKYVSGLILSLTTMLHLELPHINVLSKIDLIENYGKLVYNLEFYTDVEDLSYLQYHLDQDPRSSKYRKLTKELCDIIEDFGLVNFSTLDIQDKESVGNLVKQIDKSNGYIFDSIQGSVVEFSKIAAAPLDWDYYRTAAVQEKYMKDE